One window from the genome of Oceanisphaera sp. IT1-181 encodes:
- the purU gene encoding formyltetrahydrofolate deformylase: MERKILLTHCPDAKGLISKITNICYKHQLNIMRNDEFVDYENGHFFMRTELEGYFNDHTLLADLDDALPKGSERRLVPAGNKRVVIMVTKEAHCLGDILIKQFSGAMTLDIAAVVGNYDALKDLTGKFDIPFHSISHEGLNRVEHEQKMAEIIDEYQPDYVILAKYMRILSPDFVARYEQRLINIHHSFLPAFIGASPYRQAYERGVKMIGATAHFVTNELDEGPIIEQDVIHVNHVLSAQDMAKAGRDVERSVLSRALTLVLEEKVFVYGNKTVVFK; this comes from the coding sequence ATGGAACGAAAAATACTGCTCACACATTGCCCCGATGCCAAAGGGCTTATCTCTAAAATCACCAACATCTGTTATAAGCATCAGCTAAACATTATGCGCAACGATGAGTTTGTGGACTACGAGAATGGCCACTTCTTTATGCGCACCGAGCTGGAAGGCTACTTTAACGATCACACCTTGCTTGCAGATCTCGACGATGCGCTGCCTAAAGGCAGTGAGCGCCGCTTAGTGCCCGCCGGTAATAAGCGGGTGGTGATCATGGTGACCAAAGAAGCCCATTGTTTGGGTGATATTCTGATCAAACAATTTTCCGGTGCCATGACGCTGGATATTGCCGCCGTAGTGGGTAACTACGACGCGCTCAAAGACTTGACGGGCAAGTTCGATATTCCTTTTCATAGCATATCTCACGAAGGCTTAAATCGTGTTGAGCATGAGCAAAAGATGGCAGAAATTATCGATGAGTATCAGCCAGACTACGTGATCCTCGCGAAATATATGCGCATTTTAAGCCCCGATTTCGTGGCCCGTTATGAGCAGCGCTTGATCAATATTCATCACTCATTTTTGCCAGCCTTTATTGGCGCCAGCCCTTATCGCCAAGCCTATGAGCGCGGCGTGAAGATGATTGGTGCTACGGCGCACTTTGTGACCAATGAGTTGGATGAAGGGCCCATTATCGAGCAAGACGTGATCCACGTGAATCACGTGTTAAGTGCCCAAGATATGGCAAAAGCTGGCCGAGATGTGGAAAGGTCGGTGTTGAGCCGCGCACTGACTTTAGTGCTGGAAGAAAAGGTGTTTGTATACGGTAATAAGACGGTCGTGTTCAAATAA
- a CDS encoding DUF1365 domain-containing protein — MNPNSAIYQGQVRHRRFATEAHQAHHFSYGLYMLALDLDELERVAANSRLFAVERFAPLSFCRRDYFGDPKVLLKEAVLQEVARLGGEAASLNRVVMLGQVRCFGIYFSPINVFFCYQGEQARFALMEVHNTPWNQRHCYLVDLEKQHPTDKAFHVSPFMDMDMKYHWRITPPTLGRSKVLVHIENRDPELLFDATLSLRRHDFDRTVLKTALLQWPWMTLTIVRGIYWQALRLFLKRIPYHSPS, encoded by the coding sequence ATGAATCCAAATAGCGCCATTTATCAAGGCCAAGTGCGCCATCGTCGTTTTGCCACTGAGGCCCATCAAGCCCATCACTTCAGTTATGGCCTCTATATGCTGGCGCTGGATTTGGATGAGCTGGAGAGGGTGGCCGCTAACAGTCGGCTGTTTGCTGTTGAGCGCTTTGCGCCCTTAAGTTTTTGCCGTCGGGATTACTTTGGCGATCCAAAAGTACTGTTAAAAGAGGCGGTGCTGCAAGAAGTTGCACGTTTAGGCGGTGAGGCCGCGTCATTGAATCGCGTGGTGATGCTCGGTCAAGTGCGCTGCTTTGGTATCTACTTTAGCCCCATTAATGTGTTTTTTTGCTATCAAGGTGAGCAGGCACGCTTCGCGCTAATGGAGGTGCATAACACGCCGTGGAATCAGCGCCACTGCTACTTAGTGGACTTGGAAAAACAGCACCCTACCGATAAGGCGTTTCATGTGTCGCCCTTTATGGATATGGACATGAAATATCACTGGCGCATTACGCCGCCAACGCTTGGTCGATCTAAGGTGCTAGTGCACATTGAGAATCGCGACCCCGAGCTGTTATTTGATGCCACCTTGAGCCTGCGTCGCCATGATTTTGACCGCACCGTACTTAAAACTGCCTTACTGCAATGGCCTTGGATGACGCTGACCATAGTGCGCGGCATTTATTGGCAGGCATTACGCTTATTTTTAAAGCGCATCCCTTATCACTCACCCTCTTGA
- a CDS encoding NAD(P)/FAD-dependent oxidoreductase: MSRIDLKDTSLGKVAPKKIAIVGSGISGLTSAWLLSQQHKVAVFEANDYLGGHTATVDIQLKGKTLTVDTGFIVFNDRTYPNFERLLARIGVNAKPTEMSFSVQQQQTGLEYNGHTLGSMFAQRSNLFSLKFYGLLAEIVRFNLLCKKVLKDDALNNTDTLGDFLEQYGFSAFFTGHYILPMVAAIWSSSLADSRDFPLAFFLRFFNHHGLLNLIDRPQWYVVEGGSRSYIPGLTAPLTDIRLNTPVLGITRHEQGVTITTAMGSEDFDEVVLACHSDQALHMLTDATELERAVLGGLEYRDNEVILHTDTRLLPKEPRAWASWNYWLDGSEDALPAVTYNMNILQGIQSEQTLCVTLNRGDAIASEQILRRFSYAHPVYNQAAIAAQARRAEICGQQHTHFCGAYWYNGFHEDGVNSALDVCARFGISL; the protein is encoded by the coding sequence ATGAGTCGCATTGACCTTAAAGACACGAGTTTGGGAAAAGTCGCCCCTAAAAAGATTGCGATCGTCGGCAGCGGTATTTCCGGATTAACCAGCGCTTGGCTGCTCAGCCAGCAGCATAAGGTGGCGGTATTTGAAGCCAACGATTATTTGGGCGGGCACACGGCCACGGTTGATATTCAGTTAAAGGGTAAAACACTGACGGTGGATACCGGTTTTATCGTGTTTAACGACCGCACCTATCCCAACTTTGAGCGCTTATTGGCGCGCATTGGCGTGAATGCCAAGCCGACCGAAATGAGCTTTAGCGTACAGCAACAGCAAACTGGGCTGGAATATAATGGCCATACCCTAGGCTCTATGTTTGCCCAACGCTCAAATCTGTTTAGCCTGAAGTTTTACGGCTTATTAGCGGAAATAGTGCGCTTTAACTTACTGTGCAAAAAGGTACTTAAGGACGATGCACTTAATAATACCGACACCTTGGGGGATTTTCTCGAGCAATACGGGTTTTCTGCGTTCTTTACCGGTCATTATATTCTACCGATGGTGGCGGCCATTTGGTCGTCGTCCTTGGCAGACAGCCGCGATTTTCCGTTAGCCTTTTTCCTGCGCTTTTTTAACCATCATGGCCTGCTGAACCTGATAGACAGGCCCCAGTGGTACGTGGTGGAAGGCGGCTCGCGCAGCTATATCCCAGGCCTAACCGCACCGCTCACAGATATTCGCTTAAATACGCCTGTGCTGGGTATCACGCGCCATGAGCAAGGCGTCACCATTACCACGGCAATGGGCAGTGAAGACTTTGATGAGGTGGTGTTGGCCTGTCATTCGGATCAAGCGCTGCACATGTTAACGGATGCCACCGAGCTTGAGCGCGCCGTATTAGGCGGGCTGGAATATCGAGATAACGAGGTTATCTTACACACAGATACTCGCTTGCTGCCTAAAGAGCCCCGCGCTTGGGCCAGTTGGAATTATTGGCTCGATGGCAGTGAAGATGCATTACCCGCCGTGACCTACAACATGAATATTTTGCAGGGCATTCAATCCGAGCAAACGCTGTGTGTGACCCTCAATCGCGGCGATGCCATTGCGTCTGAGCAGATACTGCGCCGCTTTAGCTATGCCCATCCGGTGTACAACCAAGCGGCCATTGCTGCACAAGCACGACGAGCCGAGATTTGTGGCCAACAACACACCCATTTTTGTGGCGCCTATTGGTACAACGGCTTTCATGAAGATGGCGTGAACAGCGCGCTTGATGTGTGTGCGCGGTTTGGCATCAGCTTATGA
- a CDS encoding DUF2878 domain-containing protein: MSKWQWTQLVGFYGFWLLAVIGQNSLAWLLGLLILAHFMFTPSRVADLKVLSLALLGLSLDGLLTWIGVFAFSHWPIWLVLLWVGFVLTLGHSLRWLAARPVWQQALLGAVSGPSSYLSGWRLGAVDLPLGPWTSIVILVPLWALLLVILVRLTRVIYGNTRQGRRLND, translated from the coding sequence ATGTCTAAATGGCAATGGACTCAACTAGTCGGGTTTTACGGCTTCTGGCTGCTGGCAGTAATAGGCCAAAACAGCCTAGCTTGGTTGTTAGGCTTACTTATTTTGGCGCATTTTATGTTTACGCCGAGCCGAGTAGCTGACTTAAAAGTGTTGAGCTTAGCGCTGTTAGGCTTAAGCCTTGATGGCCTGCTGACTTGGATCGGCGTGTTCGCCTTTAGCCACTGGCCGATTTGGCTGGTGTTATTGTGGGTCGGCTTTGTGCTCACCCTCGGCCACAGTCTGCGCTGGCTGGCGGCACGTCCTGTGTGGCAACAAGCACTGTTAGGCGCGGTCTCGGGCCCTAGCTCTTATCTTAGCGGCTGGCGGTTAGGCGCGGTTGACTTGCCGTTAGGGCCATGGACGAGCATCGTTATCTTGGTGCCGTTGTGGGCTTTATTATTAGTGATCTTGGTGCGTTTAACGAGAGTGATATACGGTAATACTCGACAGGGCAGGAGGCTCAATGACTAA
- a CDS encoding ROK family protein — MYYGIDIGGSKMAWAVFDEQGQELARQVCATPQHSYANLRQCIRTWVKEADDRWQTKGRLGIGIPGIREASGRVLAANVPSIHGQYLAADLAQDLDRCVVADNDANCFLLSESVGGAAADAKLALALTLGTGVGGAVIHQGKLVNSARGSSGEFGHGGIQASLLARYPNLPLFTCGCGQVGCLETYVSGTGLANLYQHLVNSADQATSPSTDVSTKVVATKPVAAKLAGPAIIHAWQQGEALAAECVDMYVDILASALANLMTQLDPDIVVLGGGLSEQAWLYEQLNARIPKYLMRHVSAVPVVAAHFGGSGGVRGAALLAKCGA; from the coding sequence ATGTATTACGGCATTGATATAGGCGGCAGTAAAATGGCCTGGGCGGTGTTTGATGAGCAAGGCCAAGAGCTAGCGCGTCAGGTGTGTGCCACCCCCCAACACAGTTACGCTAACTTGCGCCAGTGTATCCGCACCTGGGTAAAGGAGGCCGATGACCGCTGGCAAACTAAAGGCCGGTTGGGCATCGGAATTCCTGGCATTCGTGAGGCAAGCGGGCGGGTGTTAGCGGCCAATGTGCCCAGTATTCACGGTCAGTATTTGGCAGCAGATTTAGCGCAAGACTTAGATAGATGCGTGGTGGCAGACAATGACGCCAATTGCTTCTTACTCTCTGAGTCAGTGGGCGGGGCCGCGGCTGATGCCAAGTTGGCCTTGGCACTCACCTTAGGTACAGGCGTGGGCGGTGCCGTGATCCACCAAGGTAAATTGGTGAATAGCGCGCGCGGGAGCAGTGGTGAGTTTGGTCATGGGGGTATTCAGGCCAGCTTATTAGCGCGTTATCCCAACTTGCCGCTCTTTACTTGCGGCTGTGGCCAAGTCGGCTGCTTAGAAACTTATGTGTCCGGTACCGGTTTGGCCAATTTATATCAGCATTTGGTCAACAGCGCAGATCAAGCGACAAGTCCCAGCACAGATGTTTCCACCAAAGTAGTTGCCACCAAACCTGTCGCCGCAAAGCTTGCCGGCCCCGCGATTATTCACGCTTGGCAGCAGGGCGAGGCGCTGGCCGCCGAGTGTGTGGACATGTATGTGGATATTTTGGCGTCGGCACTGGCGAACTTAATGACGCAGCTGGATCCAGATATAGTGGTGTTGGGGGGCGGCTTAAGCGAGCAGGCTTGGTTATATGAGCAACTCAATGCCCGTATACCCAAGTATTTGATGCGACATGTGAGTGCGGTACCGGTAGTGGCGGCGCATTTTGGTGGCAGCGGCGGGGTACGAGGTGCTGCATTATTGGCCAAGTGCGGTGCTTGA
- a CDS encoding helix-turn-helix domain-containing protein, whose amino-acid sequence MNPDTSLVGKKIRQIRESMGLSRPKFAELLQVPPTTLKNYELGYREVGGAFLVALAQHPELHKFTLWLLADSTIDSVGQVAPDQEG is encoded by the coding sequence ATGAATCCAGATACCAGCTTAGTCGGGAAAAAGATCCGACAGATACGCGAGTCCATGGGCTTAAGTCGCCCTAAGTTTGCTGAGTTACTACAAGTTCCGCCCACTACCTTAAAGAACTACGAATTAGGGTATAGAGAAGTGGGAGGGGCCTTTTTAGTGGCCTTGGCTCAACATCCTGAGTTACATAAATTTACCTTGTGGTTATTGGCTGACAGTACCATCGACAGCGTGGGGCAAGTCGCACCAGACCAAGAAGGCTAA
- a CDS encoding SDR family NAD(P)-dependent oxidoreductase has translation MKRILITGASSGMGLQLAKDYAADGWQVVACARDLNKLQQVLVGIAFEACIFDMQQADEINTAVARLAPLDLVLLNAGNCEYVEDVRQFDAELFARVVNVNLIGTANCVAALIPHIKQGGRLAVVSSSVSFLPLTRAEAYGASKAGLDYFVRTLAIDLMPHNIAVSLIRPGFVDTPLTQKNDFAMPGQVSPEQASHTIRSGLAKGKSEISFPFGLISVLRVLSWLPHGLWRRLSQRMVRKVS, from the coding sequence ATGAAACGCATCCTTATTACGGGAGCCAGCTCTGGTATGGGCTTGCAGCTGGCCAAAGATTACGCCGCCGACGGTTGGCAAGTAGTAGCCTGCGCCAGAGATCTGAACAAACTACAGCAAGTACTGGTCGGCATAGCGTTTGAAGCCTGTATTTTTGATATGCAGCAGGCGGACGAGATTAACACTGCCGTGGCAAGGCTAGCGCCCTTGGATCTGGTGCTACTCAATGCGGGCAACTGTGAATACGTCGAAGATGTGCGCCAGTTTGACGCCGAACTGTTTGCACGGGTAGTGAACGTAAATCTGATTGGCACCGCCAACTGCGTGGCGGCGTTAATACCGCACATTAAACAAGGCGGGCGCTTAGCGGTGGTGAGCTCATCGGTGAGCTTTTTACCGCTCACTCGCGCCGAGGCCTACGGTGCGTCTAAGGCAGGGTTGGATTATTTCGTACGTACTTTAGCCATAGATTTAATGCCCCATAATATTGCGGTGAGCCTTATTCGCCCAGGCTTTGTGGATACGCCACTCACCCAAAAAAATGACTTCGCCATGCCCGGCCAAGTCAGTCCTGAACAGGCCAGCCATACAATCCGCAGCGGTTTAGCCAAGGGCAAGTCTGAGATCAGTTTTCCCTTTGGTTTAATTAGCGTACTGCGCGTGTTGTCTTGGCTGCCGCACGGCTTATGGCGTCGTTTAAGTCAGCGCATGGTAAGGAAAGTGTCATGA
- a CDS encoding chalcone isomerase family protein, with protein MTKLFSVLFTLLLLLLPQMVSANAQSNLQLVGQGQMKWMFFDLYQAQLYSIDGRYQATRYPQALRLLYQKNISRDALIEATVTEWQRLGIKAQPNWLSQLSALWPNIKKGDELAIRVEETGISHFYFNQVQLGVIKDPAFGPAFLAIWLANNSRDPKLTRQLKGN; from the coding sequence ATGACTAAATTATTCAGCGTCTTATTTACACTATTGCTGTTACTGCTGCCGCAAATGGTCTCGGCCAATGCTCAGTCAAACTTGCAGTTGGTGGGCCAAGGCCAGATGAAGTGGATGTTTTTTGATCTCTATCAGGCGCAACTGTACAGCATTGATGGTCGCTACCAAGCGACCCGCTACCCTCAGGCGCTGCGCTTGCTTTATCAAAAAAATATCAGCCGAGATGCCTTAATTGAAGCCACTGTCACCGAATGGCAGCGTTTAGGTATTAAGGCGCAGCCCAACTGGCTATCACAACTGAGCGCACTTTGGCCCAATATTAAAAAAGGCGATGAGTTAGCGATACGGGTCGAGGAGACAGGTATTAGCCATTTTTACTTTAATCAAGTGCAGCTGGGCGTGATCAAAGATCCCGCCTTTGGTCCTGCGTTTCTCGCCATCTGGCTCGCCAATAATAGCCGTGATCCTAAGCTGACCCGCCAATTAAAAGGAAATTAG
- a CDS encoding DUF1244 domain-containing protein, giving the protein MDKHTQTELEAAAFRALVAHLDARKDVQNIDLMNLAGFCRNCLSKWYLAAAQEQGVALDYDQAREQVYGMPYEEWKDKYQPAATAEQLAAFAKK; this is encoded by the coding sequence ATGGATAAGCATACGCAGACTGAATTAGAAGCCGCGGCCTTTCGCGCCTTAGTGGCACACCTTGATGCCCGCAAAGACGTACAAAATATTGATCTGATGAACTTGGCGGGGTTTTGCCGTAACTGTTTAAGTAAGTGGTATTTAGCTGCTGCACAAGAGCAAGGCGTAGCACTGGACTATGACCAAGCGCGCGAGCAGGTGTATGGCATGCCGTATGAAGAGTGGAAAGATAAGTACCAGCCAGCCGCCACGGCCGAACAGCTAGCGGCGTTTGCCAAAAAATAG
- a CDS encoding DUF3833 domain-containing protein — MRSRIKTIVLSIFTTLTLSLGLMSCSSDINDYANTSPQFALDEYFNGELTAHGMVQDRSGKVLRRFTVAMVGTWQGNKGTLEEDFVYDDGERQRRVWHIEKTADGHYTGTADDVVVPAKGQTQGFALNWRYTLAVPVDGKVWSINFNDWMYQLDDKRVLNRAEMTKFGFKVGEVTLWIERKS, encoded by the coding sequence ATGCGCAGCCGAATTAAAACCATAGTCCTGTCTATATTCACCACTTTAACCCTAAGCCTCGGCTTGATGTCGTGCAGCAGTGATATTAACGATTATGCCAATACCAGCCCGCAGTTTGCGCTCGATGAATACTTTAACGGTGAGCTGACCGCCCACGGCATGGTGCAAGACAGATCCGGTAAGGTGTTGCGCCGTTTTACGGTGGCCATGGTGGGCACTTGGCAGGGTAATAAAGGTACGCTAGAGGAAGACTTCGTCTATGACGACGGCGAGCGCCAGCGCCGCGTGTGGCACATAGAAAAAACGGCAGATGGCCACTATACCGGTACAGCCGATGACGTAGTGGTGCCTGCTAAGGGGCAGACCCAAGGTTTCGCGCTTAATTGGCGCTATACCCTAGCGGTACCCGTAGATGGCAAGGTATGGAGCATTAATTTTAACGATTGGATGTATCAGCTGGATGACAAGCGGGTATTAAACCGCGCCGAAATGACTAAGTTTGGTTTTAAAGTCGGCGAAGTCACCTTGTGGATTGAGCGCAAAAGCTAG
- a CDS encoding OmpA family protein gives MKKTVAPTLIALALAAAGMSATVQADWYLGAGAGYAEFSDIERNNSGLDGDGEAVSLFTGYNFNDYFGVELGFNHFGQDLDTNALNLSAIGRMPLSERMSLFAELGALGYDVDAGEGDTGVAPMAGLGLTYRASDLVDFQARYRRIEDMGDSGKNGLGFDTDVNNYMLEVVLHPNRGDSTPPPVAPVVQQPAPETTYETRSVTADGSIYFGFDKSDLSGESRATLDEVARFAQQNPNYQVELAGYADRLGTAEYNRKLSERRALAAKDYLVQRGVAAQNIQTAWYGSELAEGQTEEERQRDRRVDAKAQATIEVEIVE, from the coding sequence ATGAAAAAGACAGTGGCTCCTACTTTAATTGCCTTGGCGCTCGCCGCCGCAGGTATGTCTGCAACTGTACAAGCTGATTGGTACTTAGGTGCTGGTGCAGGTTATGCAGAATTCAGTGATATCGAAAGAAACAATTCCGGCCTAGACGGCGATGGCGAAGCCGTTAGCTTGTTTACTGGTTATAACTTCAACGACTACTTCGGTGTTGAGCTGGGCTTTAACCATTTTGGCCAAGACCTCGACACTAATGCGCTGAACTTATCAGCCATTGGTCGTATGCCACTCAGCGAGCGCATGTCTTTGTTTGCTGAGCTGGGTGCTTTAGGTTATGACGTAGATGCTGGCGAAGGCGACACAGGCGTTGCTCCTATGGCCGGTTTAGGTCTGACCTACCGCGCGTCTGACTTAGTTGACTTTCAAGCTCGCTATCGTCGCATCGAAGACATGGGCGATTCTGGTAAGAACGGCCTAGGCTTTGACACCGACGTTAACAATTACATGTTAGAAGTGGTACTGCACCCTAACCGTGGCGACAGCACACCACCACCAGTTGCACCTGTTGTTCAACAGCCAGCACCTGAAACCACCTACGAAACCCGCAGCGTAACTGCTGATGGTTCTATCTACTTTGGTTTTGATAAGTCTGACTTGTCAGGCGAATCACGCGCTACCTTAGATGAAGTAGCACGTTTCGCTCAACAGAACCCTAACTACCAAGTAGAGCTGGCCGGCTATGCTGACCGTTTAGGTACTGCTGAATACAACCGTAAGTTGTCTGAGCGCCGTGCCCTTGCTGCTAAAGACTACTTGGTTCAGCGCGGTGTTGCCGCTCAGAACATCCAGACCGCTTGGTATGGTAGTGAGTTAGCTGAAGGTCAAACTGAAGAAGAGCGCCAGCGCGATCGTCGTGTTGATGCAAAAGCACAAGCGACCATCGAAGTTGAAATCGTAGAGTAA
- the yfbR gene encoding 5'-deoxynucleotidase, whose product MKDSHVSRSHFFAHMARMKLIQRWPLMRSIEQENVAEHSLQVAMVAHALVVIKNTFFNGTLDPAKAAMQALFHDASEVLTGDLPTPVKYYNEEMARAYKEIESNAEQSLVKMLPTELQAAYAPLLSAHANDEYAHTVKSADLLCAYLKCAEELSAGNQEFAAAQKRLTAMLEARMNPEIRYFLDVFAPSFSLSLDDISSAQF is encoded by the coding sequence ATGAAAGACTCACATGTAAGTCGCAGTCATTTTTTTGCGCACATGGCACGCATGAAGTTGATCCAACGCTGGCCCTTAATGCGCAGCATAGAGCAAGAAAACGTGGCCGAGCACAGCTTGCAAGTGGCCATGGTGGCGCACGCGTTGGTGGTGATCAAAAACACCTTTTTTAATGGCACGCTTGACCCGGCCAAAGCCGCCATGCAGGCGTTGTTTCATGATGCCAGTGAAGTGCTAACCGGCGATTTACCCACCCCCGTTAAATACTATAACGAGGAGATGGCGCGGGCCTACAAAGAGATAGAGAGTAATGCTGAGCAAAGCTTAGTAAAGATGTTGCCGACCGAGCTGCAAGCCGCCTATGCTCCGCTGCTGAGCGCCCATGCCAATGATGAATACGCTCATACAGTGAAGTCAGCAGACTTGCTGTGCGCCTATTTAAAGTGTGCCGAAGAGCTAAGCGCTGGGAATCAAGAGTTTGCCGCCGCTCAAAAGCGCCTCACCGCCATGTTAGAAGCGCGCATGAACCCAGAGATTCGTTACTTTCTCGACGTATTCGCGCCCAGCTTCTCGCTATCGCTGGATGATATCTCCAGCGCGCAGTTTTGA
- a CDS encoding cyclopropane-fatty-acyl-phospholipid synthase family protein, whose protein sequence is METTLIRSQPRHLDRWARRLAFSLLSGLTDAGLTIKEGQQTFEFGQRDAPLQAHIQVHEPRFYRQLMLGGSIGAAEAWVEGNWYSADLSAVVQLFARNMATLDRFERRLAWLTTPWHKLKHKFNRNSLSGSRANIAAHYDLGNEMYRLFLDPLMQYSSAVFPEPNSTLEAAQAHKLHLICQQLELKPEDHLLEIGTGWGGLACFAAEHYGCRVTTTTLSAEQLKTAQERVAQAGLTDKVTLLLEDYRDLTGQYDKLVSVEMIEAVGHEYLPVYFKALNRLLKPEGKLFIQAITIADQRYDSYRSGVDFIQRYIFPGGCLPSVSEMCRHLKEQTDMTLTVLQDYGQHYAQTLNIWAGRFQQLEPALKDLGYSRDFHRLWAFYFAYCEGGFREGSIGLAHLTAAKPGERRCLNGNGLN, encoded by the coding sequence ATGGAAACGACGTTAATACGTTCGCAACCACGGCATTTGGATCGCTGGGCGCGACGCTTAGCTTTTTCGTTACTCAGTGGCTTAACCGATGCCGGCTTGACCATCAAAGAAGGTCAACAGACTTTTGAGTTTGGGCAGCGAGACGCCCCCTTACAGGCGCACATTCAGGTACATGAACCGCGTTTTTATCGCCAACTGATGTTGGGTGGCAGCATAGGGGCGGCAGAAGCTTGGGTAGAAGGCAATTGGTACAGTGCCGACCTATCGGCGGTGGTGCAGTTATTTGCCCGCAATATGGCCACCTTAGACCGATTTGAGCGTCGCCTTGCCTGGTTAACCACGCCGTGGCACAAGCTCAAGCACAAGTTTAATCGCAACTCACTCAGTGGCAGTCGCGCCAATATCGCCGCTCATTACGACTTGGGCAATGAAATGTATCGGCTGTTTCTTGACCCCTTAATGCAATATTCTTCGGCGGTGTTTCCAGAACCAAACAGCACCTTGGAAGCGGCCCAAGCGCATAAATTACATTTGATTTGCCAACAATTAGAGCTAAAGCCAGAGGATCATTTACTGGAAATTGGCACCGGTTGGGGCGGGCTGGCCTGTTTTGCCGCCGAGCATTATGGTTGTCGGGTCACCACCACCACCTTATCGGCCGAGCAGCTTAAAACTGCCCAAGAGCGCGTTGCGCAGGCAGGCTTAACCGATAAAGTGACGCTGTTGCTGGAAGACTATCGCGACTTAACTGGCCAATACGACAAATTGGTGTCGGTAGAAATGATTGAAGCCGTGGGCCATGAGTATTTACCCGTCTATTTTAAGGCGCTCAATCGACTGCTCAAACCAGAAGGTAAGCTGTTTATTCAGGCTATTACCATCGCCGATCAGCGCTACGACAGCTATCGCTCTGGGGTGGACTTTATTCAACGCTATATTTTCCCCGGTGGCTGCTTGCCCTCGGTCAGTGAAATGTGTCGCCACTTAAAAGAACAAACTGATATGACGCTGACCGTACTTCAGGATTACGGCCAGCATTATGCCCAGACCTTAAATATTTGGGCGGGCCGTTTTCAGCAACTGGAGCCGGCACTCAAAGACTTAGGTTACAGCCGTGATTTTCATCGGTTGTGGGCCTTCTATTTTGCTTATTGCGAAGGTGGATTTCGTGAAGGAAGCATAGGATTGGCGCACTTAACCGCAGCTAAACCAGGAGAGCGCCGATGTCTAAATGGCAATGGACTCAACTAG
- a CDS encoding YchJ family protein: protein MLCHCQSLQPLEDCCAPYLNRELSGQVTPATPLALMRSRYSAFVTGNGDYLLASWHPDTQGSLTAEELTEHGLNCQWLGLTIIFTRIEADGLQGVVEFKVRYREQGRVVLLHEQSYFEQVAGRWLYRDGLINPPKIGANQPCPCGAVQNSAVQNGTAKKYKQCCAKR from the coding sequence ATGCTTTGCCATTGCCAAAGTCTGCAACCGCTTGAGGATTGCTGCGCCCCTTATTTAAACAGAGAGTTAAGCGGACAAGTTACTCCCGCCACCCCACTCGCTTTGATGCGCTCCCGTTACAGTGCCTTTGTCACAGGTAATGGCGATTACCTGTTAGCCAGCTGGCACCCAGATACCCAAGGCAGCTTAACCGCCGAGGAGCTCACCGAGCATGGTCTTAACTGCCAATGGTTAGGCTTAACGATTATCTTTACCCGCATAGAGGCAGATGGCTTGCAGGGCGTAGTCGAATTTAAAGTGCGTTATCGCGAGCAAGGCCGCGTGGTACTATTGCATGAACAATCGTATTTTGAGCAGGTTGCCGGCCGCTGGTTGTATCGTGATGGCCTGATTAATCCGCCCAAAATTGGCGCCAATCAGCCCTGCCCCTGCGGGGCTGTGCAAAACAGTGCTGTGCAAAACGGCACGGCTAAAAAATACAAACAGTGCTGCGCCAAGCGCTAA